GCCCGCCGCATGCCGTCGGCGACCGACGCCGGATCGGTGCCGTCGACGTCGAAGACGAGGAGCCCGTTGATCAGGACCGTGTGGTTGTTCTGCAGGCCGAGGTTGAGGTCGTAGACCCCGATGTTCGGCTCGATCGGCTTGTACATCCGCATGATCGGACCGTAGCCCCACACGTTTCCCCGGTACACGCCGCCGCGGCGCATGTGCTGCTCGCGCACACCGGTGACGTACGTCACGACCTGGTGCCAGTTGACTCCGCCCAGCTCGAACACCAGAGTGGCGGACATCATGGCCCGGTCGATGCCGGAGTCTTCCCGCCCTATCGTGAACGGCGCCCCGGCCATCGCCGCGATGTCGCCGTCGTCGGTGGCGTCGATCACGCGTTTGGCGCAGACGGTCACCCGGCCGCGGTGCGGATCCTCGAAGACGACGCCCGTCACCCACGGACCGCGCATCATCACCTCGACGGGCCTGCGGTGCAGCTCGAGCGTGATGAGGGGCTCCTGCCGGACCGCGTCCATGAACACGCGCTTGGCGGCGTCGACGTCGAACGTCATGCCGAGCCGGTTGAAGATCTCCCCGAAGATGCCCTGCGCCAGCTGCTGCCCGCCCAGGCCGAAATCCATGTCGAGCATGTTGAGCATGGGGCCGGTGAGGTCGCCGCCGAGGTACGGCCTCTCCTCGGTCATCAGCACCGGCGTCCCGGTTCGCGCGGCGGCGACGGCGGCTGCGACGCCGGCGGGCGTGCCGCCGACGACGAGCACGGGCGTGCGCGTGTCACAAGACTCCGAGGCGGCGGGGAGAGAGGATGACCCCACCGGGGCGGAAGCAGAGGCCGCCGGCCCGAGCCACAGCGGTAGCCCGGCGCACAGCACCAAGACCGCGGCCGCGACGCTCTGCGGCCTGCGCCGCGGCCGTGCCGGTTTTCCGGTGTTCATGCGTCCCCCCGACGCCACGGCGGGCGGTTCGCCATAGCCACCCCTCACGTTGCCTAGTACGCCATTATAGCAACCGCCGTTCCATTCGCAATACTGCGGCAAACCGATGACGCAGGTTGGGACTGGGTGGGCGACCGGTCCGCTCCCAGTTTACACTACTCGGAACTTACCCCCACATCGGACTTACCGCACCTCAAGGGGCCGGCGGCGCCTCCGACGGGGCGGCTGCCGATGACCGCCTACGCCGGGGGGGACGACGCGGCGGTCCGCGGCGACGGGGGGCGGATGAAAATGCGGCAGAGGATGATGCTGAATTCGTACAGCAGCGCCATCGGAATCGCGACCAGCAGCATCGTCACCGGGCTCCAATCCGGGGTCCCGAAGACGGCGATCGCGGCGATGATCATGTAGGCGATGCGCCACTCCCGCCGGAGGGTCTGCGGACTGACCAGGCCGAGCATCGCGAGCGAGAGGATGACGAGCGGCGTCTCGAACGTCGCGCCGACGATCAGCAGGAAAAATAGGACGTACGAGATGTAGGCGTTCGCGGTAAGCAGCATGTTGAACTGGCCGCGGCCCTGCTGCAGCAGCCAGTGCGTGCTGATCGGCATGACGAAG
This sequence is a window from bacterium. Protein-coding genes within it:
- a CDS encoding FAD-dependent oxidoreductase, whose product is MNTGKPARPRRRPQSVAAAVLVLCAGLPLWLGPAASASAPVGSSSLPAASESCDTRTPVLVVGGTPAGVAAAVAAARTGTPVLMTEERPYLGGDLTGPMLNMLDMDFGLGGQQLAQGIFGEIFNRLGMTFDVDAAKRVFMDAVRQEPLITLELHRRPVEVMMRGPWVTGVVFEDPHRGRVTVCAKRVIDATDDGDIAAMAGAPFTIGREDSGIDRAMMSATLVFELGGVNWHQVVTYVTGVREQHMRRGGVYRGNVWGYGPIMRMYKPIEPNIGVYDLNLGLQNNHTVLINGLLVFDVDGTDPASVADGMRRAKAELPSLVAFLRETAPGFGKATLVRTADYLYIRETRHIRGLYTLTASDIVNSRVFWDAVGVASYPIDIHPYKPGELNPYAPKRFVYTIPFRSLVPFGTANLIMASRAISATYAAAASCRVAPTTMEEGQAAGLAAVLSLERRVSVRQLADQPAMIHELQAGLHAQGAFLLPETLASTGHAIPSSPERAATPVLPAPAAPTQLEGVQHPKP